In Syntrophotaleaceae bacterium, a genomic segment contains:
- the gcvH gene encoding glycine cleavage system protein GcvH: MEYPEDLLYSEDHLWVLVEGDSATIGLSEHIQAMLDEVVSVDLAEEGDQLDLGSPMASVESSDDLLEVYSPLSGEIIEVNEGLADSPEWVHVSPYEDGWLLRVKITAPEELDDLLNAKEYREFIEEE, from the coding sequence ATGGAATATCCTGAAGATCTGCTCTATTCCGAGGATCACCTTTGGGTCCTGGTCGAGGGGGATTCGGCGACCATCGGACTGTCGGAACACATCCAGGCCATGTTGGATGAAGTGGTTTCGGTGGACCTCGCCGAGGAAGGCGACCAACTCGATCTCGGCAGCCCGATGGCTTCTGTGGAGTCGTCGGACGATCTGCTGGAAGTCTATTCCCCGCTGAGCGGAGAAATCATCGAAGTGAATGAGGGGTTGGCCGACTCGCCGGAATGGGTGCATGTTTCACCCTATGAAGACGGCTGGCTCCTGAGAGTGAAGATAACGGCCCCCGAAGAACTGGACGATCTGCTCAACGCCAAGGAATATCGGGAATTCATCGAGGAGGAGTGA
- a CDS encoding aminopeptidase: protein MSSFLKILTIFSGLLLLAGCGHFGYYAHCTKGHLELLSGRTPIAALVQDPSTPSDLRCRLVEVQEIRNFASQTLKLPENGSYRYYADLGRPYATWNVVAAPEFSLDPKKWCFPIAGCVTYKGFFRQRLAEEFASDLQEQGFDIYLYGVAGYSTLGWFDDPVLNTFLEQPPPSLAGLIFHELAHQRLYVPGDTAFSESFAMTVELLGVEQWLSTRDCGTSFEDYRQAKHREEDFTDLLEQLRDRLSALYDKPLAVTEKRQQKRQLFDEFAQDYQSWKSRWNGYSGYDRWLEEGLNNAKLSSVSTYQHLVPSFRALFEQNQSDFAAFYRDAERLARLSPRDRTRELEKLREIFLAGQLPLSSSTNSPGTL, encoded by the coding sequence ATCAGCAGCTTTCTGAAAATACTGACTATTTTTTCCGGCCTGCTGCTTCTTGCAGGGTGCGGCCATTTCGGTTATTACGCTCACTGCACCAAAGGGCATTTGGAACTGCTGTCCGGCAGGACTCCTATCGCCGCCCTTGTGCAGGACCCATCCACTCCGAGCGACCTGCGCTGCCGCCTTGTGGAGGTCCAGGAGATAAGGAACTTTGCGAGTCAGACGCTGAAATTGCCGGAAAACGGCAGTTACCGCTATTATGCGGACCTTGGACGTCCCTATGCCACGTGGAACGTGGTTGCCGCTCCCGAATTCAGTCTTGACCCGAAAAAATGGTGCTTTCCCATCGCCGGATGCGTCACCTACAAAGGTTTTTTCAGGCAGCGCCTCGCGGAGGAATTCGCCAGCGATCTGCAGGAACAGGGGTTCGACATCTATCTCTACGGGGTGGCGGGCTACTCGACCCTGGGCTGGTTCGACGATCCGGTCCTCAATACATTCCTCGAGCAACCGCCCCCTTCGCTGGCCGGCCTGATCTTTCACGAACTCGCCCATCAGAGGCTGTATGTTCCGGGAGATACGGCCTTCAGCGAATCCTTTGCCATGACGGTGGAACTTTTGGGGGTCGAACAGTGGCTGTCGACCCGGGACTGCGGGACATCTTTTGAGGATTATCGTCAGGCCAAACACCGTGAGGAGGATTTTACCGACCTTCTCGAACAGTTGCGCGACCGCTTGTCCGCGCTTTATGACAAGCCCCTTGCGGTGACGGAAAAAAGGCAACAGAAGCGGCAACTGTTCGACGAATTTGCTCAGGATTACCAATCCTGGAAATCCCGCTGGAACGGCTATTCCGGTTATGACCGCTGGCTGGAAGAAGGCCTCAACAATGCCAAATTGTCATCGGTCAGCACCTATCAGCATCTGGTTCCCTCCTTTCGGGCCCTGTTTGAGCAAAACCAATCGGACTTTGCCGCATTCTACCGCGATGCCGAGCGTCTCGCCCGTCTTTCTCCCAGGGATCGCACCCGGGAACTTGAAAAACTGCGGGAAATTTTCCTTGCCGGTCAATTGCCCCTGTCTTCCTCCACAAATTCACCTGGAACCCTTTGA
- a CDS encoding zinc ribbon domain-containing protein produces the protein MPVYEYKCEECGLVFEAMQKFSDPPLTECRSCGGPVEKQISQTAFALKGHGWYQQGYSSTQAKPACPAAETGGGCGGCPKAANE, from the coding sequence ATGCCCGTATACGAATACAAGTGTGAAGAGTGTGGCCTGGTGTTCGAAGCCATGCAGAAGTTTTCCGATCCCCCGTTGACGGAATGCCGGTCCTGCGGCGGACCGGTTGAAAAGCAGATTTCCCAGACAGCCTTTGCTCTCAAGGGGCACGGCTGGTATCAACAGGGCTATTCCAGCACGCAGGCCAAACCGGCTTGTCCCGCCGCTGAAACAGGCGGAGGGTGCGGTGGATGCCCGAAGGCAGCCAACGAGTGA
- a CDS encoding diguanylate cyclase has translation MGFFLHKRNGVLPFFMALALLSLCLPTVGRALNRPIPPPVQLLGHQERYEIGPHCAFLLDPDNSWSIEEISSPSFLSGFSPLGSATLNLGITDTTVWVRFGIAGEPPVIPGREGKKEPLLLDLGYVFFDSMEAYVIRPALGQPGRIEKIPISGVRSFAGSEAGQKPEVVIRLPELLSTEQTIYLKLRADGAFFLNPVITTVRDHFTGSVYRMLWFGAYFGLLLGLLLYNLFLFFGLRDRSYLWYVLSFAAVGFYFLGTNRLTYEFLTDFPPSGALRLNLGFLSLSLVALLLFARCFLQTSQRAPKADRMLLGMTLMQTGLMVPVLFAPVKVLNLLYSFICLAVPVLIISAAVICWRRGYRPARFLVLSWIFFGVGGLVYDLTFLGIIPFNVYTFHSFQIGTAADAVLLSFALADRINLLRREREELSNSERRHRQLAFTDVLTGLFNLRYFKTQIDVQMELAQRTDQKLTLMMLDLDNFKLLNDTHGHLEGDRVLATLGKIMSSCIRERDIASRYGGEEFAIILPGGRNSTAIEIYERINAEIIKCRFGTKGKDALVTLSIGVAEMVPGETAEGIILRADQALYEAKARGRNQIVIAGREPAVFFSCIQEQNSEVSTQCNL, from the coding sequence ATGGGATTTTTCCTCCATAAAAGAAATGGCGTTCTGCCGTTTTTCATGGCACTGGCGCTTCTTTCGCTCTGCCTTCCGACGGTCGGTCGCGCCCTGAATCGACCGATTCCCCCGCCTGTCCAGTTGCTCGGTCACCAGGAACGTTACGAGATCGGCCCCCATTGCGCCTTTCTGCTCGATCCGGATAACAGCTGGAGTATTGAAGAGATATCCTCGCCGTCATTCCTTTCCGGTTTTTCCCCCCTGGGCTCTGCAACCCTCAATCTTGGAATAACTGACACGACTGTATGGGTTCGTTTCGGAATAGCCGGAGAACCGCCGGTCATTCCCGGGAGGGAGGGGAAAAAAGAGCCGCTCCTGCTCGATCTGGGATATGTTTTCTTCGACAGCATGGAGGCCTACGTTATTCGACCTGCCTTGGGCCAGCCAGGAAGAATAGAAAAGATACCCATAAGCGGCGTCCGGTCTTTCGCCGGAAGCGAGGCGGGGCAAAAACCGGAAGTGGTTATCCGATTGCCCGAACTGCTTTCGACCGAACAGACAATCTATTTGAAGCTGCGAGCAGACGGCGCCTTTTTTCTTAATCCCGTCATAACCACCGTCCGGGACCATTTCACCGGTTCCGTCTACCGGATGCTCTGGTTCGGTGCCTATTTCGGACTCCTCCTGGGGCTTCTGTTGTACAACCTGTTCCTGTTTTTCGGTCTGCGGGATCGCAGCTATCTCTGGTATGTCCTCTCCTTCGCCGCCGTCGGGTTCTATTTTCTCGGTACCAACCGTTTGACCTACGAATTTCTGACCGATTTTCCTCCGTCGGGAGCCTTGCGTCTCAATTTGGGTTTCCTTTCCCTGAGTCTGGTGGCGCTGCTGCTGTTCGCCCGTTGTTTTTTGCAGACCAGCCAACGGGCACCCAAAGCCGACCGCATGCTCCTCGGGATGACCCTGATGCAGACGGGGCTCATGGTGCCGGTCCTGTTCGCGCCCGTCAAGGTTCTCAACCTCCTCTATTCGTTTATTTGTCTGGCCGTGCCGGTGCTGATCATCTCGGCTGCGGTCATCTGCTGGCGCAGGGGATATCGTCCAGCCCGATTCCTGGTTCTTTCCTGGATATTTTTCGGTGTCGGCGGACTGGTCTACGACCTGACCTTTCTGGGAATCATCCCCTTCAACGTCTACACCTTTCACAGCTTCCAGATCGGCACCGCCGCGGATGCGGTCCTGCTTTCCTTTGCCCTGGCCGACCGGATCAATCTTCTCCGTCGGGAACGGGAAGAGCTGAGCAACAGCGAGCGCCGGCACCGGCAACTGGCTTTTACCGACGTTCTCACCGGATTGTTCAACCTGCGGTACTTCAAAACCCAGATCGATGTGCAGATGGAACTGGCCCAGAGAACGGATCAGAAACTGACCCTCATGATGCTGGACCTCGATAATTTCAAACTCCTGAACGATACCCACGGTCATCTGGAGGGAGATCGGGTCCTGGCGACACTGGGAAAAATCATGTCCTCCTGCATTCGGGAAAGAGACATCGCCAGTCGTTACGGAGGGGAGGAGTTTGCCATCATCCTGCCCGGCGGCAGGAACTCGACAGCCATTGAAATCTATGAGCGGATCAATGCCGAAATCATCAAATGCCGTTTCGGGACAAAAGGCAAGGACGCCCTGGTGACCTTGAGCATCGGTGTGGCCGAGATGGTCCCCG